The proteins below are encoded in one region of Euzebyales bacterium:
- a CDS encoding acetyl-CoA C-acyltransferase family protein, producing MQTAREVVVASGVRTAVGRFGGALKDIPPTDLGAKVAAEAISRSGVDPEKVGQTVFANVIHTDVHDMYLSRVVSVNAGLPVETPALTVNRLCGSGLQAIVSAAQMVALGDCDAALAGGAESMSRGAYWVPGARWGERLGDGKLIDATVGALTDPFQDCHMGVTAENVSEQWGVTREDQDAFAVQSHQRAAKAHQEGYFDDQILPIEVRTRKETVTFTTDEHVRADASIEGMSKLKPVFKGDGNVTAGNAAGINDGAAAVILMEREFAEANGHSPMARLVSYGFAGVEPSIMGVGPIGAIRQALDRADLKVDDMDTIELNEAFAAQAIAVMRDLSLPEDRTNPNGSGISLGHPIGATGAILTVKALHELERIDGRYGLVTMCIGGGQGIAAVFERLT from the coding sequence ATGCAGACCGCACGCGAAGTCGTCGTCGCCAGTGGAGTCAGGACAGCCGTCGGGCGGTTCGGCGGCGCACTGAAGGACATCCCGCCGACCGACCTCGGAGCGAAGGTCGCGGCAGAGGCCATCAGCCGCAGTGGCGTCGATCCCGAAAAGGTCGGTCAGACGGTCTTCGCCAACGTCATCCACACCGACGTCCACGACATGTACCTGTCGCGCGTCGTGTCCGTCAATGCGGGACTGCCCGTGGAGACGCCCGCGCTCACCGTCAACCGGCTGTGCGGCAGCGGCCTGCAGGCGATCGTGTCGGCGGCGCAGATGGTCGCCCTGGGTGACTGCGACGCGGCACTGGCCGGCGGGGCCGAGTCGATGAGCCGCGGCGCCTACTGGGTGCCCGGGGCGCGCTGGGGCGAGCGCCTGGGCGACGGCAAGCTGATCGACGCCACCGTGGGCGCCCTGACGGACCCGTTCCAGGACTGCCACATGGGTGTCACCGCCGAGAACGTGTCCGAGCAGTGGGGTGTGACCCGCGAGGACCAGGACGCGTTCGCCGTCCAGAGCCACCAGCGCGCGGCGAAGGCCCACCAGGAGGGGTACTTCGACGACCAGATCCTGCCGATCGAGGTCCGCACCCGCAAGGAGACGGTGACGTTCACCACCGACGAGCACGTCCGCGCCGACGCGAGCATCGAGGGCATGAGCAAGCTCAAGCCGGTGTTCAAGGGCGATGGCAACGTCACCGCCGGAAACGCTGCGGGCATCAACGACGGCGCCGCGGCGGTCATCCTGATGGAGCGCGAGTTCGCTGAAGCGAACGGGCACAGCCCGATGGCGCGTCTCGTGTCCTACGGGTTCGCCGGCGTGGAGCCGAGCATCATGGGTGTCGGCCCGATCGGGGCGATCCGCCAGGCGCTCGATCGCGCAGACCTCAAGGTCGATGACATGGACACGATCGAGCTCAACGAGGCCTTCGCCGCACAGGCCATCGCGGTGATGCGCGATCTGAGCCTGCCGGAGGACCGCACCAACCCGAACGGCAGTGGCATCTCGCTGGGCCACCCGATCGGCGCGACGGGCGCGATCCTGACGGTCAAGGCACTCCACGAGCTCGAGCGCATCGACGGGCGCTACGGCCTGGTCACGATGTGCATCGGTGGCGGGCAGGGCATCGCCGCCGTCTTCGAGCGGCTGACGTAG
- a CDS encoding 3-oxoacyl-ACP reductase family protein, with amino-acid sequence MADMKGQVALVTGGSRGIGRAICERLVGRGLKIAAGYSRNSSAAEELQQKFPDAGITIHQGNIGDAEDCARVVREVIDQHGQLDILVNNAGITVDKTVRKMTADDWDRVIQVNLNGAFYMSSAALHQMLDQGGGRIINISSVIGEKGNVGQANYSSAKAGLLGLTMSMALETAKKGITVNAVAPGYIETDMFSDVPDKIQEQIVETIPTGRLGKPDEVARVVEFLADPESSYITGSVFDVNGGLFMSS; translated from the coding sequence ATGGCAGACATGAAAGGACAGGTGGCGTTGGTCACCGGCGGGTCACGTGGGATCGGACGGGCGATCTGCGAACGCCTCGTCGGGCGGGGTCTCAAGATCGCTGCGGGTTATTCCCGCAACTCGTCGGCAGCCGAGGAACTGCAGCAGAAGTTCCCCGACGCCGGGATCACGATCCACCAGGGCAACATCGGTGATGCCGAGGACTGCGCGCGGGTGGTCCGGGAGGTCATCGACCAGCACGGTCAGCTCGACATCCTGGTCAACAACGCCGGCATCACTGTGGACAAGACGGTCCGCAAGATGACTGCCGACGACTGGGACCGCGTCATACAGGTCAACCTCAACGGCGCCTTCTACATGTCGAGCGCCGCGCTGCACCAGATGCTCGACCAGGGTGGTGGGCGCATCATCAACATCAGCTCGGTGATCGGTGAGAAGGGCAACGTCGGCCAGGCCAACTACTCGTCGGCCAAGGCCGGTCTGCTCGGCCTAACGATGAGCATGGCGCTCGAGACCGCCAAGAAGGGCATCACGGTCAACGCGGTGGCGCCGGGCTACATCGAGACCGACATGTTCAGCGACGTGCCCGACAAGATCCAGGAGCAGATCGTCGAGACGATCCCGACCGGCCGGCTCGGCAAGCCGGACGAGGTCGCGCGCGTGGTCGAGTTCCTGGCCGACCCCGAGTCGAGCTACATCACGGGCTCGGTCTTCGATGTCAACGGCGGCCTGTTCATGTCATCCTGA
- a CDS encoding (2Fe-2S)-binding protein — translation MPRISVTVDGVTYEDDVEPRLLLVYYLRERLGLTGTNVGCDTSNCGACTVLFNGRSAKSCTILAAQADGAEITTIQGLARNGEWHPLQKAFNTEHGLQCGYCTPGMIMSSVDLLEQNPDPSEEEIRHGLEGNLCRCTGYQNIVKAVQTAAAEARQEVTS, via the coding sequence ATGCCACGAATCAGCGTCACCGTCGACGGGGTGACCTACGAGGACGATGTCGAACCCAGGCTCCTGCTCGTGTACTACCTGCGCGAGCGCCTCGGACTGACCGGAACGAACGTCGGCTGCGACACGAGCAACTGTGGTGCCTGCACCGTGCTGTTCAACGGGCGCAGCGCCAAGAGCTGCACGATCCTGGCCGCGCAGGCCGACGGCGCCGAGATCACGACGATCCAGGGGCTGGCGCGCAACGGCGAGTGGCATCCGCTGCAGAAGGCGTTCAACACCGAGCACGGTCTGCAGTGTGGGTACTGCACACCCGGCATGATCATGTCGTCGGTCGACCTGCTCGAGCAGAACCCCGACCCGTCGGAGGAGGAGATCCGCCACGGCCTCGAGGGCAACCTCTGCCGGTGCACCGGCTACCAGAACATCGTCAAGGCGGTCCAGACCGCCGCGGCCGAGGCCCGCCAGGAGGTGACGTCGTGA
- a CDS encoding xanthine dehydrogenase family protein molybdopterin-binding subunit, translating to MTDTATPKSGNIGDAVVRKEDAKLVTGQTTWTDNIAFPGMLYMSVLRSPMAHARINSVDVSSALEQPGVLGAFSGADLADEWAGPMPCAWPITDEMVHPDHWPIAVDEVRYVGDAVAVVVARDRFAAADALEHIMVDYEPLDAVVDMEAALEDGAALVHADKGTNTTYVFNLSNGDVDGAFDGAHTVVKRRFINQRLIPTAIEPRAVVVAPIAAAGEFTMYTATQIPHILRLMLALTTGVSESKLRVVAPDVGGAFGSKLNVYAEELMALVLAKRLGRPIKWTETRSEGYQTTIHGRDQIQEVEAAVDEDGRLRGLRVKLLADMGAYLQLLTPSIPILGALMYPAIYKMDAYSFECTGVFTNKTPTDAYRGAGRPEATYATERIMDEVAVELGMDPMEFRRRNWITHEEFPFETIAGLTYDSGHYEAATDKAMQLFDYEGLRAEQQRRRESGDRHQLGIGISTYTEACGVGPSRVLGSLGNAAGGWESATIRMLPSGKVEVVTGVSPHGQGHETTFSQIVADTLGVPFEDVEILHGDTKVAPQGLDTYGSRSLAVGGVAVYKAAHRMLDKLKTAAAHMLEVSVDDVEFADGKFRVRGSPDTAKGIGDVVLGVFAAHDLPDGYEPSLSAEFTFDPENLSFPHGTHLCAVEVDTETGMPRIREYVAVDDVGNVVNPQIVDGQVHGGLAQGIAQALYEEAVYDDAGNLTTGSLVDYYVPGAPDLPHYVTDRTVTPATSNPLGVKGVGEAGTIGSTPAVVNAVLDAVRHLGVTHIEMPCSPERVWRALQQGAATRDEIAPEGAEGGQHP from the coding sequence GTGACCGACACCGCCACACCGAAGAGCGGCAACATCGGCGACGCGGTGGTCCGCAAGGAGGACGCCAAGCTCGTCACCGGGCAGACGACGTGGACCGACAACATCGCGTTCCCCGGCATGCTCTACATGTCGGTGCTGCGCAGCCCGATGGCCCACGCGCGTATCAACAGCGTCGACGTCAGTAGCGCACTCGAGCAGCCGGGCGTCCTGGGAGCCTTCTCGGGCGCCGACCTCGCCGACGAGTGGGCGGGGCCGATGCCGTGCGCCTGGCCAATCACGGACGAGATGGTTCACCCTGACCATTGGCCCATCGCCGTTGATGAGGTCCGCTACGTCGGCGACGCCGTCGCGGTGGTCGTCGCGCGGGACCGCTTCGCGGCGGCCGACGCGCTCGAGCACATCATGGTCGACTACGAGCCCCTTGACGCCGTCGTCGACATGGAAGCCGCGTTGGAGGACGGTGCGGCACTCGTGCACGCCGACAAGGGCACGAATACCACGTACGTATTCAACTTGAGCAACGGCGACGTGGACGGCGCCTTCGATGGTGCACACACCGTTGTGAAGCGTCGCTTCATCAACCAGCGGCTGATCCCGACGGCCATCGAACCTCGCGCGGTCGTCGTTGCGCCGATCGCTGCGGCCGGCGAGTTCACGATGTACACGGCGACACAGATACCGCACATCCTCCGACTGATGCTGGCGTTGACCACCGGCGTGTCCGAGTCGAAGCTGCGCGTCGTCGCCCCCGATGTCGGTGGCGCCTTCGGGTCGAAGCTGAACGTGTACGCCGAGGAGCTCATGGCGCTGGTGCTCGCCAAGAGGCTTGGGCGGCCGATCAAGTGGACCGAGACGCGCAGCGAGGGGTACCAGACGACGATCCACGGCCGCGATCAGATCCAGGAGGTAGAGGCCGCGGTCGACGAGGACGGTCGACTGCGCGGCTTGCGGGTGAAGCTGCTGGCCGACATGGGTGCGTACCTGCAGCTGCTGACACCCAGCATCCCGATCCTTGGCGCGTTGATGTATCCCGCGATCTATAAGATGGATGCCTACTCATTCGAGTGCACCGGGGTGTTCACGAACAAGACGCCCACCGACGCCTACCGCGGTGCGGGCCGGCCTGAGGCCACCTATGCCACGGAGCGGATCATGGACGAGGTCGCGGTCGAGCTCGGGATGGACCCCATGGAGTTCCGGCGGCGCAACTGGATCACGCACGAGGAGTTCCCGTTCGAGACGATCGCGGGACTGACGTACGACTCGGGCCATTACGAAGCCGCCACCGACAAGGCCATGCAGCTGTTCGACTACGAGGGACTCCGCGCCGAACAGCAGCGCAGGCGGGAGTCGGGTGACCGCCACCAGCTCGGCATCGGCATCTCGACCTACACCGAGGCGTGTGGCGTAGGACCATCCCGCGTGCTCGGTAGCCTCGGAAATGCGGCGGGCGGTTGGGAGAGCGCCACGATACGGATGCTGCCGTCGGGCAAGGTCGAAGTCGTCACTGGCGTCTCGCCGCACGGGCAGGGGCATGAGACGACATTCAGTCAGATCGTGGCCGACACGCTCGGGGTGCCGTTCGAGGATGTAGAGATCCTCCACGGTGACACCAAGGTCGCGCCACAGGGCCTGGACACCTACGGGTCGCGGTCACTGGCGGTTGGAGGCGTCGCCGTCTACAAGGCCGCTCATCGCATGCTCGACAAGCTCAAGACGGCTGCCGCGCACATGCTGGAGGTGTCCGTCGATGACGTCGAGTTCGCCGACGGGAAGTTCCGGGTGCGGGGCTCACCGGACACCGCCAAGGGCATCGGCGACGTCGTGCTGGGCGTGTTCGCCGCGCACGATCTGCCTGATGGCTATGAGCCGTCACTGTCGGCGGAGTTCACATTCGATCCGGAGAACCTGTCGTTCCCACACGGCACGCACCTGTGCGCGGTCGAGGTCGACACCGAGACCGGGATGCCGAGGATCCGCGAGTACGTGGCGGTCGACGACGTCGGCAACGTCGTCAACCCACAGATCGTCGACGGCCAGGTCCATGGAGGCCTGGCGCAGGGCATCGCCCAGGCGCTGTACGAAGAGGCGGTGTACGACGACGCCGGCAACCTGACGACCGGCTCGCTGGTCGACTACTACGTGCCGGGTGCCCCGGATCTGCCCCACTACGTCACCGACCGGACGGTGACGCCGGCGACCAGCAACCCGTTGGGCGTCAAGGGCGTCGGGGAGGCCGGCACCATCGGGTCGACGCCCGCGGTCGTCAACGCCGTGCTCGACGCCGTGCGCCACCTCGGGGTCACCCACATCGAGATGCCGTGCAGTCCGGAGCGCGTGTGGCGCGCCCTGCAGCAGGGCGCGGCCACCAGAGACGAGATCGCGCCGGAGGGCGCGGAGGGAGGACAGCACCCGTGA
- a CDS encoding xanthine dehydrogenase family protein subunit M yields the protein MIPASFDYTRVDTVDEAVAALAEHGEDAKVLAGGHSLIPLLRLRMAFPSVLVDIGRVDEMRGVRDDGDHLVIGAATTHDEVMHDDLVHQHCPVIADVVGEVGDPQVRHRGTFGGGLAHGDSAGDLPALALALDATFVVAGPGGRRDVAASDFFVDYLQTACGPDDVLVEVRVPKLGDGWGHDYQKFNRVAQAWAIVGSLALVRRDNGSVGEARVGLTHMGTVPLRATQTEQALIGASTDAIADACDLAAEGTSPPEDLNARADYRQHLARVLTRRAVENALGG from the coding sequence GTGATTCCCGCGAGCTTCGACTACACGAGGGTCGACACGGTCGACGAGGCGGTCGCCGCGCTCGCCGAGCACGGTGAGGACGCGAAGGTCCTGGCGGGTGGGCACAGCCTGATCCCGCTGCTGCGCCTGCGCATGGCGTTCCCGAGCGTGCTGGTGGATATCGGGCGCGTCGACGAGATGCGGGGTGTGCGCGACGACGGTGACCACCTGGTCATCGGGGCCGCCACCACGCACGACGAGGTGATGCACGACGACCTGGTGCACCAGCACTGTCCGGTGATCGCAGATGTGGTCGGCGAGGTCGGCGACCCGCAGGTGCGCCACCGGGGCACCTTCGGTGGCGGACTGGCGCACGGCGACAGCGCCGGCGACCTGCCGGCGCTCGCCCTGGCCCTCGATGCCACGTTCGTGGTGGCGGGTCCGGGCGGTCGACGGGACGTCGCCGCGTCAGACTTCTTCGTCGACTACCTGCAGACCGCGTGTGGCCCCGACGACGTGCTCGTCGAGGTCCGCGTGCCCAAGCTCGGCGACGGCTGGGGCCACGACTACCAGAAGTTCAACCGGGTCGCGCAGGCCTGGGCGATCGTCGGCAGCCTCGCGCTCGTCCGCCGCGACAACGGCAGCGTCGGTGAGGCGCGCGTCGGTCTGACCCACATGGGCACCGTGCCGCTGCGCGCCACGCAGACGGAGCAGGCGCTGATCGGCGCGTCGACGGATGCGATCGCCGACGCGTGCGACCTGGCCGCCGAGGGCACGTCGCCCCCGGAGGACCTCAATGCCAGAGCCGACTACCGTCAGCACCTTGCGCGCGTTCTGACCCGCCGCGCGGTGGAGAACGCGCTGGGTGGCTGA
- a CDS encoding MoxR family ATPase — translation MADAPGDVGGDQAGAADLSSPGAVRDRLAEHDYLADAGLSTVIFLALRTQRPLFLEGEAGVGKTAVAHALSGVLDAPLVRLQCYEGIDASQALYDWDFPRQLLHLRAAEAGGVDDVAAVEAELYTRRFLIARPLLQALEQSPCVLLIDEIDRADDEFEAFLLEILSEFTVTVPEIGTLRATEPPIVVITSNRTREVHDALKRRCYYHWLEHPDFDREIAIVRTRLPRVSERLAREVTAVTQALRGADLLKPPGVAETIDWAGALAALDVHSLEPDVVMATMGAALKYREDQERARRLDIGQLVRQALAEV, via the coding sequence GTGGCTGACGCCCCGGGCGACGTCGGAGGGGACCAGGCGGGGGCTGCTGACCTCAGCAGCCCCGGCGCGGTGCGCGATCGCCTCGCCGAGCACGACTACCTGGCCGATGCGGGCCTGTCGACGGTCATCTTCCTCGCGCTCAGGACCCAGCGCCCGCTGTTCCTGGAGGGTGAGGCCGGAGTCGGCAAGACCGCGGTCGCGCACGCGCTGTCCGGCGTGCTCGACGCGCCACTCGTGCGCCTCCAGTGCTACGAGGGCATCGACGCGAGCCAGGCGCTGTACGACTGGGACTTCCCGCGGCAATTGCTGCACCTGCGCGCGGCAGAGGCGGGCGGCGTCGATGACGTCGCGGCCGTCGAGGCCGAGCTCTACACGCGCCGGTTCCTGATCGCCAGGCCGTTGCTGCAGGCGCTCGAACAGTCGCCGTGCGTGCTGCTGATCGACGAGATCGACCGCGCTGACGACGAGTTCGAGGCGTTCCTGCTCGAGATCCTGTCGGAGTTCACGGTGACCGTGCCGGAGATCGGCACGTTGCGCGCGACCGAGCCGCCGATCGTCGTCATCACGTCGAACCGCACACGCGAGGTCCACGACGCGCTGAAGCGACGCTGCTACTACCACTGGCTCGAGCATCCGGACTTCGATCGCGAGATCGCGATCGTGCGAACGCGGTTGCCGCGCGTGTCCGAACGCCTCGCACGTGAGGTGACGGCCGTCACGCAGGCGCTGCGGGGTGCCGATCTGCTCAAGCCGCCCGGGGTCGCAGAGACCATCGACTGGGCCGGCGCCCTGGCGGCGCTTGATGTGCACAGCCTGGAACCCGATGTCGTCATGGCCACGATGGGCGCGGCGTTGAAGTACCGTGAGGATCAGGAGCGCGCCCGCCGACTCGACATCGGACAGCTCGTGCGGCAGGCGCTGGCCGAGGTCTGA
- a CDS encoding VWA domain-containing protein has protein sequence MDATSNGGLPRHEPASPNGADAPAPVVGAVALAAALRGAGLPVGPDRVQRFIAALDHLDARDRTEVYWAGRATLCSHSEHIGRYDTVFAAFFDGRVADMRQAQQVPARPVAGYALPSITEDRSEPEDDEDQTALVANASSVEVLRRRDVASLDDDERRQLQRLLARFALPGAQRRTRRWQPDRVGAIDRSRTVRALLRSGGEVAQLRHRSARHRPRRVVLLVDVSGSMTPYADALLRFAHAAARARHRTEVFSVGTRLTRLTRELSHRDADTAMAAVAAAIPDWSGGTRLGAQLKAFLDRWGQRGMARGAVVVVMSDGWERDDPALLGEQMARLHRLAHRVVWANPRRARPGFEPLVGGLVAALPYVDDFVDGHSLESYEHLADVVAGREVTIRA, from the coding sequence ATGGACGCGACGAGCAACGGAGGTCTCCCGCGGCACGAGCCCGCGTCGCCGAACGGGGCGGACGCCCCGGCGCCGGTGGTCGGCGCCGTGGCGCTCGCCGCTGCGCTGCGCGGTGCGGGGCTGCCGGTCGGTCCCGACCGGGTGCAGCGCTTCATCGCGGCCCTGGACCACCTCGACGCGAGGGACCGCACAGAGGTGTACTGGGCGGGCCGCGCGACGCTGTGCAGCCATTCCGAGCACATCGGCCGCTACGACACCGTCTTCGCGGCGTTCTTCGACGGTCGTGTGGCCGACATGCGACAGGCGCAGCAGGTGCCGGCGCGTCCGGTCGCGGGGTACGCGTTGCCGTCGATCACAGAGGACCGGTCAGAACCAGAGGACGACGAGGACCAGACCGCGCTGGTCGCCAACGCCAGCTCCGTCGAGGTACTGCGCCGCCGTGACGTCGCGTCGCTCGACGATGACGAACGGCGGCAGCTGCAGCGCCTGCTCGCCCGGTTCGCACTTCCGGGCGCCCAACGGCGGACGCGGCGGTGGCAGCCGGACCGCGTCGGTGCCATCGACCGCTCGCGCACTGTGCGGGCGCTGCTGCGCAGCGGCGGCGAGGTCGCGCAGCTGCGCCACCGGTCGGCGCGGCACCGGCCGCGCCGGGTCGTGCTGCTGGTCGACGTCAGTGGATCGATGACGCCCTACGCCGACGCCCTCCTGCGGTTCGCGCACGCGGCGGCACGCGCACGTCACCGCACCGAGGTGTTCTCGGTCGGCACGCGGCTCACCCGGCTGACTCGTGAGCTCAGCCATCGCGACGCCGACACGGCAATGGCCGCGGTCGCGGCGGCCATCCCGGACTGGAGCGGTGGCACGCGGCTCGGTGCGCAGCTGAAGGCGTTCCTCGACCGCTGGGGGCAGCGGGGCATGGCCCGCGGTGCGGTCGTGGTGGTGATGTCCGACGGATGGGAGCGCGACGACCCCGCTCTGCTCGGCGAGCAGATGGCGCGGCTGCACCGGCTCGCGCACCGCGTCGTGTGGGCCAACCCGCGGCGTGCGCGTCCGGGCTTCGAGCCTCTCGTGGGTGGCCTGGTCGCCGCGTTGCCGTATGTCGACGACTTCGTCGACGGGCATAGTCTCGAGTCCTACGAGCACCTGGCCGACGTCGTCGCCGGCCGGGAGGTGACGATCCGTGCGTGA
- a CDS encoding XdhC family protein — protein sequence MRDILTSLQAWWKSEEPLALATVVDVRKSAPRQPGAAMAVGSDGEVAGSVSGGCVEGAVYQLGQQVLASGMPELAHYGYSDDEAFAVGLTCGGELDVFVERVDPLARPWFGRLLDAIAAEDPVVVATVIDAPSTEEAPPQRGEAMLIGPDWTEGGLGSEGLQVAVVDDARGMLQQGATGERRYGRHGERRLDDVRVFISSFAPRPRMFVFGAIDYAAAVARIGHFLGYHVTVCDARATFATSKRFPHADEVIVEWPHRYLDRVALDGRTAICVLTHDPKFDVPLLEVALRSPASYIGAMGSRRTHDERLERLRERGLTEEELARLRSPIGLDLGARTPEETAVSVAAELIQCRWGGSGLPLSDTSGRIHEVRGDGSMSTAPIARAGSG from the coding sequence GTGCGTGACATCCTGACGTCTCTGCAGGCATGGTGGAAGTCCGAGGAGCCGCTCGCGCTCGCCACCGTCGTCGACGTGCGCAAGAGTGCGCCCCGGCAACCGGGCGCGGCCATGGCCGTCGGCTCGGACGGCGAGGTCGCGGGCAGCGTCTCGGGCGGCTGCGTCGAGGGGGCGGTCTACCAGCTCGGCCAGCAGGTGCTGGCGAGCGGCATGCCCGAACTCGCCCACTACGGCTACAGCGACGACGAGGCGTTTGCGGTCGGCCTGACGTGCGGTGGCGAACTGGACGTCTTCGTGGAACGCGTCGATCCTTTGGCGCGCCCGTGGTTCGGACGCCTGCTCGACGCGATCGCCGCCGAGGACCCCGTCGTGGTGGCGACCGTCATCGACGCCCCGTCGACGGAGGAGGCGCCGCCGCAGCGGGGCGAGGCCATGCTGATCGGACCCGACTGGACCGAGGGCGGGTTGGGCTCGGAGGGCCTGCAGGTCGCGGTGGTCGACGACGCGCGCGGCATGCTGCAGCAGGGCGCGACGGGGGAGCGGCGCTACGGACGGCACGGCGAACGTCGCCTCGACGACGTCCGGGTCTTCATCTCGTCGTTCGCCCCGCGCCCCCGCATGTTCGTGTTCGGCGCGATCGACTACGCCGCGGCCGTCGCGCGCATCGGCCACTTCCTCGGCTACCACGTCACGGTCTGCGACGCCCGGGCGACGTTCGCGACGTCCAAGCGCTTCCCTCACGCCGACGAGGTCATCGTCGAGTGGCCGCACCGCTACCTGGACCGCGTCGCCCTCGACGGGCGGACCGCGATCTGCGTGCTGACCCACGACCCGAAGTTCGACGTGCCGCTGCTCGAGGTGGCGCTGCGCAGCCCCGCCAGCTACATCGGCGCGATGGGCAGTCGGCGCACCCACGACGAGCGGCTCGAGCGGCTGCGCGAGCGGGGCCTGACCGAGGAGGAGCTGGCGCGGTTGCGTTCGCCCATCGGGCTCGACCTGGGAGCGCGCACGCCGGAGGAGACGGCGGTGTCAGTCGCGGCCGAGCTGATCCAGTGCCGCTGGGGTGGCTCGGGGCTGCCGCTGAGCGACACGTCCGGGCGCATCCACGAGGTACGGGGCGACGGATCGATGTCGACCGCCCCGATCGCCCGCGCCGGCAGCGGGTGA
- a CDS encoding NTP transferase domain-containing protein has translation MLLAAGSGSRFGRPKALVAFHGEPLVRRGVRLLTLAGCAPVVVVVGASADAVTAVLADTDVTVVHNPDWASGMGGSFREGLAAARRSGAPAAVVALVDQPLVAPDVVRDLIRAWRGGAVVAVATYGGAQRTPVVLDAASWDAAAASAVGDRGARALLRERPEWVQPVPCDTRASPRDIDTEADLHALSKEPDPNQPTQCRRSSGSKGAAMELKHTFTVPVSADAAFEVLTDIERIAPCMPGASVDSVDGDEFTGTVKVKVGPMQVTYRGKASYTELDRDNYSAVIEARAQETRGSGTANATISASLEEQGDEETEVNVVSNLAITGRPAQFGRGVMNEVGSKLIGRFAECLSTKLSGDDEAAEEAVDQPAGTPAVGSNGSSAAASDQAITQQVGAAPPQPASGAAPAAAAAAPSAAAATSGATPAGSTAESGATDTHAGNQATTPKQTSGPDVEAIDLFEVAGPSIIKRAAPVAAVLLLLFIIVWRRRS, from the coding sequence GTGCTGCTCGCCGCGGGGTCAGGCAGTCGGTTCGGCCGACCGAAGGCGCTCGTCGCGTTCCACGGAGAGCCCCTCGTGCGGCGCGGCGTCCGGTTGCTGACGCTGGCGGGCTGCGCCCCGGTCGTGGTCGTGGTCGGTGCGTCCGCGGACGCGGTGACCGCCGTGCTCGCTGACACCGACGTCACGGTTGTCCACAACCCGGACTGGGCGTCCGGCATGGGTGGATCGTTCCGCGAGGGGCTCGCGGCCGCCCGCCGCAGCGGGGCGCCTGCCGCTGTCGTGGCGCTCGTCGACCAGCCCCTGGTCGCGCCCGATGTCGTGCGGGATCTCATCCGGGCGTGGCGCGGTGGTGCGGTCGTCGCGGTCGCCACCTACGGCGGGGCGCAGCGCACGCCCGTGGTGCTCGACGCGGCGAGCTGGGACGCCGCGGCGGCGTCGGCCGTCGGCGACCGCGGGGCGCGTGCCCTGTTGCGCGAGCGCCCCGAGTGGGTACAGCCGGTACCGTGCGACACGCGCGCGTCGCCGCGCGACATCGACACCGAGGCCGACCTGCACGCCCTGTCGAAAGAGCCCGATCCCAACCAACCCACCCAGTGTCGACGGTCGTCCGGCAGCAAAGGAGCAGCAATGGAACTGAAGCACACATTCACGGTGCCCGTCAGCGCGGACGCGGCGTTCGAGGTGCTCACCGACATCGAGCGGATCGCCCCGTGCATGCCCGGCGCGTCGGTCGACTCCGTCGACGGGGACGAGTTCACCGGTACCGTGAAGGTCAAGGTGGGGCCGATGCAGGTGACCTACCGGGGCAAGGCGTCGTACACCGAACTGGACCGGGACAACTACAGCGCCGTCATCGAGGCACGCGCCCAGGAGACGCGCGGCAGCGGGACCGCCAACGCGACGATCTCGGCGTCTCTGGAGGAGCAGGGCGACGAAGAGACCGAGGTCAACGTCGTCAGCAACCTCGCGATCACCGGCCGGCCGGCGCAGTTCGGCCGGGGCGTGATGAACGAGGTCGGCAGCAAGCTCATCGGCCGCTTCGCGGAGTGCCTGTCGACGAAGCTGTCCGGAGACGACGAGGCGGCCGAGGAGGCCGTCGATCAGCCGGCCGGCACGCCCGCTGTCGGCAGCAACGGCAGCAGCGCCGCCGCGTCGGATCAGGCCATCACCCAGCAGGTCGGTGCAGCGCCGCCGCAGCCCGCGTCTGGGGCGGCGCCCGCCGCGGCAGCCGCCGCGCCGTCGGCCGCCGCCGCGACCTCCGGTGCGACCCCTGCCGGATCGACGGCTGAGTCCGGCGCCACCGACACGCATGCCGGCAACCAGGCCACCACGCCGAAGCAGACGTCCGGCCCCGACGTCGAGGCCATCGATCTGTTCGAGGTCGCCGGGCCGTCGATCATCAAGCGCGCCGCGCCCGTCGCCGCCGTCCTCCTGCTGCTGTTCATCATCGTCTGGCGCCGCCGCTCCTGA